Proteins from one Bombus pascuorum chromosome 15, iyBomPasc1.1, whole genome shotgun sequence genomic window:
- the LOC132914807 gene encoding uncharacterized protein LOC132914807 has protein sequence MILKFFLILILINTAKCHEYTEKNYALNAVLKDTSNFFGKLKLDYASKNLNNALTEINTKITEHIKNTSKIISIRHKRESQKNSGEGINVFTGFHDLNRLNFENVQDIKFFSLQNEFGTIWFAVVLDISKVSLYQINNDVFYDTISYPVLNGKQIFVNSCSYGALLIIQNQNGSVILSFTKVLNNYYLQPVHDFELADINHLTIWNGMNRLHLGTVSHSNISIYIWFDNYFDLVQVIDVGTKKLIPFQSKGFMYLAVTGSSTLIFKYSLRTNKFVMVQKLPLSEDVSYFQLTEGHFMEHYLTLSTESFTVIYKEIHDRFIPFQQISSGNFILPVISRKAIILLTLHKDTIVAYQYNGWRFIELNAKLSGISQLRRVILYNEELLLMRSKNNKWTLKQPLWIKKKSNKNLQEEIRIWNINAKNRIQRAMKEIPMPKDPITIIRGHIDQLYINNINRHNLQQLKDLYKQYKELTIRFQAQKVDINNKWHPKIKTISSLHAKTIQVKCKTKCKINRLNVEENMNFLTKLIMSIKTNQELNFDELSIEELRNWKCPLLSLPIKDIIVSELINGITLDYLQENALKVTGDQVVSGKHNFTNMKATNAFMPINIATFLTKQDVTIKEMKVKELNLTTGGILLPLNGPFSTVTGSIKTPKLKVKNFDDLRGKIEGKWKRLSPTIFVSEPMILYNNLNLENVKIDNLTSTNLIASKTGSIKSTLSNAISLHDNISVSLILSSEKMKWSNITLYGFKKWITANFQNISIISGNKHFHQNVEITKFSYNKLKSEKQDLFLEDSTLCATSVIAPEIKTTTLIADIIAVKKLNSSQIVGNLSEDYFIDNFKVVFKSILSEKLYYHNLTAKNIFTTQLNNLNLTELKRLVNSWIEPNILNTSIEATNLKTNTFRLPVRFYIELGNKIIKNLILEQHVYVDYINNINMTDFLDNAIRLTDMKSLQNIIFRNDFSTNHIHASRLPFPLIDTEKDLNLHKKRISGNIEANAINLPYSFKIAENETPVNIFIKGSARFPLEPAITNVNNIRLEELFPEIWLTTNVTTLYGKNLHFENIVINGNVILDNEISTLNIEMWKNISKRILSKTKLQEILYPVSLNNIEVPFIVGSNVSRLKSSLSDLNDIFENSLLKDEDQQVKAKWTFHILKVLGNLSAKHTINKLDLKKDVVRHDSRENIVTGKKTVIHLTAENLNGYNFDKWAANALTKLKKHAIIKGQKTFITATFSDIEVSGTVMGNTMEEVLTKSTNQGIYGQKKFQGSINVPELIVNGLINDVNLTELVDHQLKNNNHLQTIKTEIEFQNSLHIHGDLVVKGTYGGAEMKNFYRSYSSVLPIAEKMKIFLEAAETINTALQNRTVYINKLEVVEDTIVASNKSAIIQSVQCKSTNFSSHCFGKSALNGTVLTYQTNGSDFHVKKLIVMDEKELIVFVNFDSVSIFLFSNIKNELVHSKELHIPRIMEAFAESRIDTLWIVLRLTTQTLVLRYQPWEDLQEYVLPVTDVFEISTSPNNQLLLLLSDGVWDLEGLASPRNIIGIPLKEKVETFVDEHNFYVQCTSKNNTTLMKARYIGN, from the exons ATGATATTAAagtttttccttattttaatattaatcaacACCGCGAAATGTCATGAATATACCGAAAAAAATTATGCATTAAATGCTGTACTTAAAGATACATCaaatttctttggaaaattgaagCTAGATTATG catcgaaaaatttaaataatgcattaactgaaattaatacaaaaattacggAGCACATTAAAAACAcatcgaaaataatttctatccGCCATAAAAGAGAATCACAGAAGAATTCTGGAGAAG GTATTAATGTATTCACTGGGTTTCATGATCTTAATCGACTCAATTTCGAAAATGTCCAAGACATTAAGTTCTTTTCTCTTCAAAATGAATTTGGAACAATCTGGTTCGCTGTAGTTTTAGATATTTCCAAAGTATCCTTGTACCAGATAAAT AATGACGTTTTTTATGACACAATCTCTTACCCTGTGCTAAAtggaaaacaaatatttgtaaacaGTTGTTCATATGGAGCGCTTCTCATTATTCAAAATCAAAATGGATCTGTTATTTTAAGTTTCACCAAAGTTCTAAACAACTATTATTTGCAGCCAGTTCATGATTTTGAGTTGGCTGATATAAATCATCTAACAATTTGGAATGGAATGAATCGGTTGCATTTAGGCACAGTTTCTCATTCGaacatttcaatttacatCTGGTTTGATAATTACTTTGATCTGGTACAGGTCATTGATGTTGGTACtaagaaattaattccatTCCAAAGTAAAGGATTTATGTATTTAGCAGTGACTGGTTCTTCtacattgatttttaaatattccttaAGAACCAATAAATTTGTAATGGTACAAAAATTGCCATTGAGTGAAGATGTCTCTTACTTTCAATTAACAGAAGGCCATTTCATGGAACACTATCTAACTCTATCAACAGAGTCTTTCACtgttatttataaagaaatacacgatcgttttataccatttcaacaaatttcttctggcaattttatattaccaGTTATTTCAAGGAAAGCAATTATACTCTTAACTTTACATAAAGACACTATAGTAGCCTATCAATATAATGGCTGGAGATTCATAGAATTAAATGCAAAATTATCTGGAATCAGTCAACTTCGTCGAGTAATACTGTATAATGAAGAATTATTACTAATGAGaagcaaaaataataaatggacGTTGAAACAACCACTAtggattaaaaagaaatctaacAAGAATTTACaagaagaaataagaatatgGAACATTAATGCCAAGAATAGAATTCAAAGAGCAATGAAAGAAATTCCAATGCCAAAGGATCCTATCACAATTATAAGAGGTCATATTGATCagctttatattaataat ATAAACAGACACAACTTACAacaattaaaagatttatataagCAATATAAGGAACTGACTATTAGATTTCAAGCACAAAAGGTTGATATTAATAACAAGTGGCATCCGAAAATTAAAACTATTTCTTCACTACATGCAAAAACAATTCAAGTGAAATGTAAAACAAAGTGTAAAATCAATCGATTGAATGTTGAGGAGAATATGAATTTCTTGACCAAGTTAATAATGTCAATAAAGACAAatcaagaattaaattttgatgaaTTAAGTATAGAAGAACTAAGAAACTGGAAATGTCCTCTCTTAAGTCTTCCAATAAAAGACATTATAGTTTCTGAATTAATTAATGGAATAACTTTAGATTATTTACAGGAAAATGCTTTGAAAGTAACTGGTGATCAAGTAGTTTCTG GAAAGCATAATTTTACTAACATGAAGGCAACAAATGCTTTTATGCCAATAAATATTGCCACATTCTTAACAAAGCAAGATGTAACGATAAAAGAGATGAAAGTTAAAGAACTGAATTTAACAACAGGAGGGATTTTATTGCCATTAAATGGCCCATTCTCAACAGTTACTGGTTCAATCAAAACAcctaaattaaaagtaaaaaattttgatgatttaagaggaaaaatagaaggaaaatggaaaagatTGTCACCTACAATATTCGTTAGTGAGCCtatgattttatataacaatttgaatttagaaaatgttaAGATTGATAATTTAACGTCTACAAACTTAATTGCTAGTAAGACAGGATCAATCAAAAGTACCTTGTCAAATGCAATATCTTTACACGATAATATATCAGTGTCCTTAATCCTTTCAAGTGAAAAAATG AAATGGAGCAATATCACTTTGTATGGCTTTAAAAAATGGATTACTGcgaatttccaaaatattagtattatatcaggaaataaacattttcatcAAAATGTAGAGATAACAAAGTTTtcttacaataaattaaaatcaga gaagcaagatttatttttagaggATTCAACATTATGTGCCACTTCTGTTATTGCACCGGAAATTAAAACTACAACGTTAATAGCGGATATTATTgctgtaaaaaaattaaatagttcACAAATTGTCGGGAACTTGAGTGAAGattatttcattgataatTTCAAAGTAGTTTTCAAATCTATTTTGTCTGAGAAACTGTATTACCATAATCTCActgcaaaaaatatatttacaacacAACTGAACAATTTGAATTTAACAG aaTTGAAGAGGCTTGTGAATTCATGGATTGAACCTAATATTCTCAATACCTCTATAGAAGCAACAAACTTGAAAACAAATACTTTCAGATTACCTGTTCGATTTTACATAGAATTAGGTAacaagataattaaaaatctaatattaGAACAACATGTTTATGTAGattacattaataatattaatatgacTGATTTCTTGGATAATGCTATAAGGCTCACCGATATGAAatctttgcaaaatataatatttcgtaa CGATTTTAGTACGAATCATATACATGCTTCTCGTCTTCCATTTCCTTTGATAGACACAGAGAAAGAtcttaatttacataaaaagagAATTTCTGGTAATATAGAAGCAAATGCAATAAATTTAccatattcttttaaaattgctGAAAATGAGACTCCAgttaatatctttattaagGGATCTGCAAGATTTCCACTTGAACCAGCAATaacaaatgtaaataatattagacTAGAAGAACTGTTTCCAGAAATTTGGTTGACAACAAATGTTACAACACTTTATGGAAAGAATTtgcattttgaaaatatagtGATAAATGGAAATGTTATTTTAGAT aatgaaataagtacattaaatattgaaatgtggaaaaacatttcaaaacGTATTTTAAGCAAAACCAAGTTACAGGAAATATTATACCCTGTGTCTTTGAATAATATTGAAGTTCCTTTTATCGTGGGTTCAAATGTTTCAAGACTAAAATCTTCACTATCAGATCTCAATGATATATTTGAGAATTCTTTGCTAAAGGATGAAGACCAACAAGTGAAGGCAAAATggacatttcatatattaaagGTCttag gAAACTTGAGTGCAAAACATACGATTAACAAACTGGATCTTAAGAAAGACGTTGTAAGACACGATTCGAGagaaaatattgtaactgGAAAGAAAACAGTCATACATTTAACTGCAGAGAATTTGAATGGTTACAACTTTGATAAATGGGCTGCTAATGCTTTGACGAAGTTGAAGAAACATGCAATCATAAAGGGACAAAAAACATTTATCACTGCTACGTTTAGCGATATaga gGTGTCTGGAACTGTAATGGGAAATACTATGGAAGAAGTATTAACAAAATCTACGAACCAAGGAATTTATGGTCAGAAAAAGTTTCAAGGTTCTATTAATGTACCTGAGCTCATTGTTAATGGTTTAATAAATGATGTGAATTTGACTGAGCTAGTAGATCATCagttaaagaataataatcaTCTTCAAACAATAAAAAccgaaattgaatttcaaaacaGCTTACATATTCATGGAGATCTTGTAGTTAAAGGTACTTATGGAGGAGCGGAGATGAAGAATTTTTACAGGAGTTATTCGAGTGTTTTACCCATTGCTgaaaaaatgaagatattTTTAGAGGCAGCCGAAACCATTAATACAGCTTTACAAA aTCGAAccgtttatataaataaattggaaGTCGTAGAAGACACCATTGTTGCTTCTAATAAATCTGCAATTATTCAGTCAGTACAATGCAAATCTACAAACTTTTCCTCGCATTGTTTTGGTAAATCTGCACTGAACGGCACTGTATTAACATATCAAACAAACGGCAGTGACTTTCAtgtcaaaaaattaattgtcatGGACGAAAAAGAACTCATTGTATTTGTAAACTTTGATTCTGtatccatatttttatttagtaatataaAGAACGAACTTGTTCATTCAAAAG AACTACACATACCAAGAATAATGGAAGCATTTGCGGAGTCAAGGATAGATACCTTGTGGATCGTTCTACGACTGACCACACAGACTTTGGTCTTACGTTATCAGCCATGGGAAGATCTGCAAGAATATGTTTTGCCAGTCACGGACGTGTTTGAAATAAGTACATCTCCAAATAATCAGCTTTTGTTATTACTATCAGATGGTGTATGGGATCTTGAAGGACTAGCAAGTCCTAGAAATATTATTGGGATTCCCCTCAAAGAAAAAGTAGAGACGTTCGTTGATGAACATAATTTCTATGTGCAATGTActtcaaaaaataatacgaCTTTAATGAAAGCACGATACATAGGAAATTGA
- the LOC132914867 gene encoding RWD domain-containing protein 2A: MSTYEEIKENLTAQVCELETLQSIYPKELTITNHGVLADINEFVKNPMQELPQRLEYSIEIPLNNGSIELLISLSSNYPKEKPEVYARSSFLSRTQQLLLNQTLSDILEHQEENEPCIQVLILWLQDNGENFLTQSNKNLNREFVSKNRNKNQKNSTSFARFWIYSHHIYSKHKRKKIVDLAEENSLTGFCLAGKPGVICIEGAFEDCDYCWQKIKSMNWQKIILKLIEEEKDCENTMDIMRKFSNFREIFFSTSGRHNDMSQVLKYLMEHTSQHAFKELFGTEVRCTELTN, from the exons ATGTCAAcatacgaagaaataaaagaaaatttaacagCTCAGGTTTGCGAGCTGGAAACATTGCAGTCTATTTATCCAAAAGAATTAACGATTACAAATCATGGAGTGTTGGCTGATATTAACGAGTTCGTCAAGAACCCGATGCAGGAACTGCCTCAAAGATTGGAATATTCCATTGAAATTCCTTTGAACAAT GGATCTATAGAATTATTGATTAGTCTATCATCTAATTATCCTAAAGAAAAGCCAGAGGTTTATGCGAGGAGCTCTTTTCTGAGCCGAACTCAACAATTGCTTTTAAACCAAACATTGAGCGATATTCTCGAACatcaagaagaaaatgagcCTTGCATTCAAGTATTAATATTGTGGCTGCAAGATAATGGCGAAAATTTCCTTACACAATCCAACAAAAATCTAAACAGAGAATTCGTTAGTAAAAACaggaataaaaatcaaaagaaTTCAACAAGTTTTGCCAGATTTTGGATTTATAGTCATCATATATATAGTaaacataaaagaaagaagattgtCGATTTGGCAGAAGAAAATTCCCTTACGGGTTTCTGTCTGGCGGGAAAGCCTGGAGTAATTTGTATAGAAGGTGCCTTTGAAGACTGCGACTATTGTTGGCAAAaa atCAAATCTATGAATTggcagaaaataatattaaaactgatagaagaggagaaagaTTGTGAAAATACGATGGATATAATGCGTAAATTTAGTAATTTCCGAGAAATATTCTTTAGTACTTCAGGACGTCATAATGATATGAGTCAAgtattaaagtatttaatgGAACACACATCTCAACATGCGTTTAAGGAATTGTTTGGTACTGAAGTTAGATGTACTGAACTGACAAATTGA
- the LOC132914875 gene encoding anaphase-promoting complex subunit 10, with the protein MSNKTGNTGEIDPIQEELAGRVREVGNHAIWSLSSCKPGFGVDQLRDDITETYWQSDGQLPHLVNIQFKRKTTIRDICIYTDYKLDESYTPSRISIRAGTNFNDLQEIEVMDLNEPSGWVIIPIKDINDRPIRTFMIQIAVISNHQNGRDTHMRQIKVYSPTQDVLGPPAPYIAGHFLTNEFLRYATVR; encoded by the exons atgagTAATAAGACTGGTAATACAG GAGAGATAGATCCTATACAGGAGGAGCTAGCTGGTCGTGTGCGAGAAGTTGGAAACCATGCAATTTGGAGTCTGTCCAGTTGTAAGCCTGGCTTTGGCGTAGATCAGTTGCGCGATGATATAACAGAGACATATTGGCAGTCTGATGGACAACTTCCACATCTGGTAAATATTCAGTTCAAAAGGAAAACAACAATTCGtgacatatgtatatacacagaTTACAAGTTAGATGAAAGTTATACTCCCAGCAG GATAAGTATCAGAGCAGGTACAAATTTTAATGACCTCCAAGAAATAGAAGTAATGGATTTGAATGAACCAAGTGGTTGGGTTATCATTCCCATAAAGGACATAAATGATAGACCTATTAGGACATTTATGATACAAATAGCAGTAATAAGCAACCATCAGAATGGACGAGACACGCACATGAGACAAATTAAAGTTTATAGTCCCACACAGGATGTTCTTGGACCACCTGCTCCCTACATTGCAGGCCATTTCCTTACCAATGAATTTTTGCGTTATGCCACAGTTAGATAA
- the LOC132914849 gene encoding myotubularin-related protein 6 isoform X2 gives MDQIKISKVGNVRILDKYSNNHSVGTLYLTVTHLIFTERSGKKKIWVLYTHIANIEKQPLTTTGSPLCIKCKHFFIVTFVIPKERDCHDIYLTLSKLSCPDDLYCFHYQENKDTLPQHAGWNFFNVQSEFQRQGVPNEEWSLTYLNTNYELCDTYPKYLYVPSTCANSILIGSAKFRSRGRLPVLTYLYSNKAVICRCSQPLSGFSARCPEDEQMMYNILRTNPNSKYMYVVDTRPRINAFANRATGKGYENENFYDNIKFHFFGIENIHVMRTSLNKLIELQRMTSMSAFLSGLESSGWLKHIRSILETAWFIARAVSNGVSVVVHCSDGWDRTAQVCSLSALLLDPFYRTIQGFQALIEKDWLSFGHKFSDRCGHINCDNKELAPIFTQFVDATYQLLQQYPHKFQFNEFFLITLHDHVHSCQHGTFIGNSEKERQILRVSERTYSLWGYIANNMHEYINPLYKCNRFNEETNPVLQPKLAPQCIILWRGLYFRFENGIHPRETYEDYLSIMHDHTSCLEDHVKLLIKRVNSLSSVLNLNNIKKKGVQGKLKFDNKYTMDPLSETIIENTPTHEEKAKCKIKISQLQNELKTVSLDWKLFRNMEECVCSTTFDAFNKKHHCWSCGEVLCTRCMGAHTILAGHNSQRAVPTCKSCTQNSSIPSTSP, from the exons atggatcaaataaaaatctcgAAG GTGGGGAACGTGAGgattttagataaatataGTAACAATCATTCTGTTGGTACTCTTTATTTAACTGTAACACATCTTATATTTACAGAACgaagtggaaaaaaaaagatctgg GTGTTATATACTCACATTGCGAATATAGAGAAGCAGCCACTGACTACAACAGGCTCCCCATTATGTATTAAATGTAAACACTTTTTCATTGTAACATTTGTTATTCCAAAAGAACGAGATTGCCATGATATATATCTTACTCTCTCAAAATTGTCTTGCCCAG ATGATCTTTATTGTTTTCATTATCAAGAGAACAAAGACACCTTACCGCAACATGCAGgatggaatttttttaatgtacaaAGTGAATTTCAAAGGCAAGGTGTTCCAAATGAAGAATGGTCTCTGacgtatttaaatacaaattacgag CTTTGTGATACTTAtccaaaatatttgtatgtacCTAGTACATGTGCCAACAGTATCTTGATAGGCAGTGCAAAGTTTAGAAGTAGAGGAAGATTGCCagttttaacatatttatattccaACAAG gcTGTTATCTGCCGATGTAGTCAACCTTTATCGGGATTTAGTGCACGATGTCCCGAGGACGAACAAATGATGTACAATATTTTGCGGACAAATCCTAATTCTAAATATATGTACGTTGTAGATACGCGACCACGA attaatGCCTTTGCTAATAGAGCTACAGGAAAAGGATATGAGAACGAGAACTTTTATGACAACATAAAATTTCACTTCTTTggtattgaaaatattcatgtaATGAGAACAAGCttaaacaaattaatagaat TACAAAGGATGACATCAATGAGTGCATTTTTAAGTGGTTTGGAAAGCAGTGGGTGGTTGAAACATATACGATCTATTTTAGAGACTGCTTGGTTTATTGCTAGAGCAGTTTCAAATGGAGTTAGCGTAGTAGTGCATTGTAGTGATGGTTGGGATCGCACTGCTCAAGTATGTTCATTGAGTGCTTTATTACTGGATCCATTTTACAGGACAATTCAAGGTTTTCAA gCACTGATAGAAAAAGATTGGTTATCGTTTGGACATAAGTTTAGTGACCGATGTGGTCACATTAACTGTGATAACAAAGAATTAGCCCCAATTTTTACTCAGTTCGTTGATGCAACATATCAATTGTTGCAACAGTATCCCCATAAGTTTcaatttaacgaattttttTTGATAACTCTTCATGATCATGTACACAGTTGTCAACATGGTACTTTTATAGGGAAttcagaaaaagaaagacaaattctcag agtATCAGAAAGAACATATTCTCTATGGGGATACATTGCAAATAATATGCATGAATATATAAATCCTTTATACAAATGCAATCGTTTCAATGAAGAAACTAATCCTGTTCTCCAACCTAAATTGGCTCCACAGtgcattat ttTATGGCGAGGATTGTACTTTAGATTCGAGAATGGTATTCATCCGAGAGAAACGTACGAAGATTATCTTTCGATAATGCATGATCATACCAGTTGTTTAGAAGATCACGTTAAGCTTCTCATAAAG AGAGTTAACTCTTTGAGTTcagtattgaatttaaataacattaaaaaaaaaggagtaCAAGGGAAACtaaaattcgataataaatACACGATGGATCCATTATCTGAAACCATCATAGAAAATACACCAACTCACGAAGAGAAAGCAAAGTGTAAGATAAAAATTAGTCAGTTACAAAACGAATTGAAAACAGTTTCCTTGGACTGGAAGTTATTCCGTAACATGGAAGAGTGTGTATGTTCTACTACATTTGACGCATTTAATAAAAAg CATCACTGTTGGTCATGTGGGGAGGTATTATGCACAAGATGCATGGGTGCACACACTATTCTTGCTGGACATAATTCACAACGTGCAGTGCCTACTTGTAAGTCTTGTACACAGAATTCCAGTATTCCTTCTACTAGTCCCTAA
- the LOC132914849 gene encoding myotubularin-related protein 6 isoform X1, with translation MDQIKISKVGNVRILDKYSNNHSVGTLYLTVTHLIFTERSGKKKIWVLYTHIANIEKQPLTTTGSPLCIKCKHFFIVTFVIPKERDCHDIYLTLSKLSCPVSLDDLYCFHYQENKDTLPQHAGWNFFNVQSEFQRQGVPNEEWSLTYLNTNYELCDTYPKYLYVPSTCANSILIGSAKFRSRGRLPVLTYLYSNKAVICRCSQPLSGFSARCPEDEQMMYNILRTNPNSKYMYVVDTRPRINAFANRATGKGYENENFYDNIKFHFFGIENIHVMRTSLNKLIELQRMTSMSAFLSGLESSGWLKHIRSILETAWFIARAVSNGVSVVVHCSDGWDRTAQVCSLSALLLDPFYRTIQGFQALIEKDWLSFGHKFSDRCGHINCDNKELAPIFTQFVDATYQLLQQYPHKFQFNEFFLITLHDHVHSCQHGTFIGNSEKERQILRVSERTYSLWGYIANNMHEYINPLYKCNRFNEETNPVLQPKLAPQCIILWRGLYFRFENGIHPRETYEDYLSIMHDHTSCLEDHVKLLIKRVNSLSSVLNLNNIKKKGVQGKLKFDNKYTMDPLSETIIENTPTHEEKAKCKIKISQLQNELKTVSLDWKLFRNMEECVCSTTFDAFNKKHHCWSCGEVLCTRCMGAHTILAGHNSQRAVPTCKSCTQNSSIPSTSP, from the exons atggatcaaataaaaatctcgAAG GTGGGGAACGTGAGgattttagataaatataGTAACAATCATTCTGTTGGTACTCTTTATTTAACTGTAACACATCTTATATTTACAGAACgaagtggaaaaaaaaagatctgg GTGTTATATACTCACATTGCGAATATAGAGAAGCAGCCACTGACTACAACAGGCTCCCCATTATGTATTAAATGTAAACACTTTTTCATTGTAACATTTGTTATTCCAAAAGAACGAGATTGCCATGATATATATCTTACTCTCTCAAAATTGTCTTGCCCAG TAAGTTTAGATGATCTTTATTGTTTTCATTATCAAGAGAACAAAGACACCTTACCGCAACATGCAGgatggaatttttttaatgtacaaAGTGAATTTCAAAGGCAAGGTGTTCCAAATGAAGAATGGTCTCTGacgtatttaaatacaaattacgag CTTTGTGATACTTAtccaaaatatttgtatgtacCTAGTACATGTGCCAACAGTATCTTGATAGGCAGTGCAAAGTTTAGAAGTAGAGGAAGATTGCCagttttaacatatttatattccaACAAG gcTGTTATCTGCCGATGTAGTCAACCTTTATCGGGATTTAGTGCACGATGTCCCGAGGACGAACAAATGATGTACAATATTTTGCGGACAAATCCTAATTCTAAATATATGTACGTTGTAGATACGCGACCACGA attaatGCCTTTGCTAATAGAGCTACAGGAAAAGGATATGAGAACGAGAACTTTTATGACAACATAAAATTTCACTTCTTTggtattgaaaatattcatgtaATGAGAACAAGCttaaacaaattaatagaat TACAAAGGATGACATCAATGAGTGCATTTTTAAGTGGTTTGGAAAGCAGTGGGTGGTTGAAACATATACGATCTATTTTAGAGACTGCTTGGTTTATTGCTAGAGCAGTTTCAAATGGAGTTAGCGTAGTAGTGCATTGTAGTGATGGTTGGGATCGCACTGCTCAAGTATGTTCATTGAGTGCTTTATTACTGGATCCATTTTACAGGACAATTCAAGGTTTTCAA gCACTGATAGAAAAAGATTGGTTATCGTTTGGACATAAGTTTAGTGACCGATGTGGTCACATTAACTGTGATAACAAAGAATTAGCCCCAATTTTTACTCAGTTCGTTGATGCAACATATCAATTGTTGCAACAGTATCCCCATAAGTTTcaatttaacgaattttttTTGATAACTCTTCATGATCATGTACACAGTTGTCAACATGGTACTTTTATAGGGAAttcagaaaaagaaagacaaattctcag agtATCAGAAAGAACATATTCTCTATGGGGATACATTGCAAATAATATGCATGAATATATAAATCCTTTATACAAATGCAATCGTTTCAATGAAGAAACTAATCCTGTTCTCCAACCTAAATTGGCTCCACAGtgcattat ttTATGGCGAGGATTGTACTTTAGATTCGAGAATGGTATTCATCCGAGAGAAACGTACGAAGATTATCTTTCGATAATGCATGATCATACCAGTTGTTTAGAAGATCACGTTAAGCTTCTCATAAAG AGAGTTAACTCTTTGAGTTcagtattgaatttaaataacattaaaaaaaaaggagtaCAAGGGAAACtaaaattcgataataaatACACGATGGATCCATTATCTGAAACCATCATAGAAAATACACCAACTCACGAAGAGAAAGCAAAGTGTAAGATAAAAATTAGTCAGTTACAAAACGAATTGAAAACAGTTTCCTTGGACTGGAAGTTATTCCGTAACATGGAAGAGTGTGTATGTTCTACTACATTTGACGCATTTAATAAAAAg CATCACTGTTGGTCATGTGGGGAGGTATTATGCACAAGATGCATGGGTGCACACACTATTCTTGCTGGACATAATTCACAACGTGCAGTGCCTACTTGTAAGTCTTGTACACAGAATTCCAGTATTCCTTCTACTAGTCCCTAA